A section of the Leminorella richardii genome encodes:
- a CDS encoding peptidoglycan DD-metalloendopeptidase family protein produces the protein MMSMLNPITKRLSTPLIKLVCCSMLLVSGAAYSSQQSSAKKVQVQKIQTAKAQTKQTQTKKSSAKASTKTAQVKTAQAKSSKAKTTQTKTAKSTQTKATQTKTAQVKSVQAKSVQAQTALSKQPLLNGRKSFSMSSSSTSMLRYPTADAFPVTSHFNPERVNPVTRKRMPHKGIDFSMPIGSTVISTGAGEVVIAKFSRSAGNYIVIRHANGYSTQYMHLSKLMVTEGQKVKQGQKIGLSGNTGRSTAAHLHYELWSNDRPIDPLSSQFNGMAVVNNFRYDGTSAPSTTLASANISKGSDPFASGSSSRDLQSASRQDGGYETQILGDGKILYTRRASTSEAN, from the coding sequence ATGATGAGTATGCTGAACCCAATAACAAAACGACTGAGTACCCCTCTGATAAAACTTGTTTGCTGTTCTATGCTGCTGGTCTCCGGCGCAGCGTATTCCTCTCAGCAAAGCTCTGCTAAAAAGGTGCAGGTGCAGAAGATCCAGACGGCAAAAGCTCAGACGAAACAGACCCAGACAAAGAAATCATCAGCCAAGGCTTCAACAAAAACTGCTCAGGTAAAAACGGCGCAGGCGAAGAGCTCAAAGGCTAAAACCACTCAAACAAAGACAGCTAAATCCACACAGACTAAGGCTACGCAGACTAAAACCGCACAGGTGAAATCTGTTCAGGCAAAGAGTGTTCAGGCACAAACGGCTTTGTCTAAGCAGCCGCTGTTGAACGGGCGGAAGTCGTTCAGCATGAGTTCCAGCAGCACCTCTATGCTCCGCTATCCGACAGCAGACGCTTTCCCCGTGACGTCTCACTTTAACCCCGAGCGCGTAAACCCTGTAACGCGCAAGCGCATGCCCCATAAGGGGATCGATTTTTCAATGCCCATTGGCTCTACCGTGATCTCTACGGGAGCAGGTGAAGTGGTTATTGCCAAATTCAGTCGCTCCGCAGGCAACTACATTGTTATTCGTCATGCAAACGGCTACAGCACTCAGTATATGCACTTAAGCAAGCTGATGGTGACCGAGGGGCAAAAGGTTAAGCAGGGCCAGAAAATCGGCCTGTCCGGAAATACCGGTCGCAGTACTGCCGCACACCTGCACTATGAACTGTGGTCTAACGATCGCCCGATAGACCCGCTGTCCAGCCAGTTTAACGGCATGGCCGTAGTGAACAATTTCCGCTACGACGGCACTTCAGCACCGTCGACCACGCTGGCTTCAGCGAATATCTCCAAGGGCAGCGATCCGTTTGCGTCAGGCAGTTCGTCGCGGGATCTTCAGTCTGCCAGCCGTCAAGACGGTGGATATGAAACCCAAATCCTTGGCGACGGTAAAATTCTATATACAAGACGCGCGTCTACCAGCGAAGCTAACTAA
- a CDS encoding YbfB/YjiJ family MFS transporter produces the protein MAWKIAFSGFIALVIVMGIGRFAFTPQVPLMLAEGQFSLTGAGLVAASNYLGYLCGSYDAMRASHRVETRLWAGVWGAVLLTLLSGLVDGAYWHGAIRFVIGWASGWGLVMVAAWSSERLLALGRPGLSAAVFAGPGAGIFLSGLLAVWFHAQQWSADAAWLGYGTVALVLASAVSMNFPRRGDMHRPQSAATVPIALTGNVKRLVWSYSLAGFGYILPATFLSQMATERFPGSPLAQFMWPLFGGASVVGIGILIATRHYFSTPTSLRLAIALWLQALGVACAELIPGVVGLALGAILVGGGFLCVVQLSLLYGRELAPDSARYMAGLLTTGYAAGQLVGPMLSALSTSLTGSLTPALYVAAFALMLAGLLVWPVKKLA, from the coding sequence ATGGCCTGGAAAATTGCGTTCAGCGGGTTTATTGCGTTAGTTATCGTCATGGGAATAGGGCGCTTTGCCTTTACGCCACAGGTTCCGCTAATGCTGGCTGAGGGGCAGTTTTCTCTTACCGGCGCCGGGCTGGTGGCCGCCAGTAACTATCTGGGCTATTTGTGTGGTTCGTACGACGCCATGCGGGCTTCCCATCGGGTTGAGACTCGCCTGTGGGCTGGGGTTTGGGGCGCGGTGCTGCTTACGCTGCTGTCCGGTCTGGTTGACGGCGCATACTGGCACGGGGCGATCCGCTTTGTTATCGGCTGGGCCAGCGGATGGGGGCTGGTGATGGTGGCAGCCTGGAGCAGCGAGCGGCTCTTGGCGCTGGGGCGGCCAGGACTTTCAGCCGCCGTATTTGCAGGGCCGGGAGCGGGAATTTTTCTCAGCGGCCTGCTGGCGGTGTGGTTTCACGCTCAGCAGTGGAGCGCGGATGCCGCTTGGCTAGGCTACGGTACCGTTGCGCTGGTGCTTGCCTCTGCGGTTAGTATGAATTTCCCCCGCAGAGGCGATATGCATCGCCCGCAAAGTGCGGCCACAGTGCCGATAGCGCTGACCGGAAACGTGAAGAGACTGGTGTGGAGCTACAGTCTGGCGGGGTTTGGCTATATCCTGCCTGCAACTTTTCTCTCTCAAATGGCGACAGAGCGGTTTCCCGGCTCCCCGCTTGCTCAGTTTATGTGGCCACTGTTTGGTGGCGCTTCTGTGGTTGGTATCGGCATTCTGATCGCTACTCGGCACTACTTTTCTACGCCAACCTCTCTTCGGTTGGCCATCGCGCTTTGGCTACAGGCGCTGGGGGTTGCCTGTGCAGAGCTTATACCCGGCGTTGTCGGTCTGGCCTTGGGGGCGATTCTGGTGGGGGGCGGATTCCTGTGTGTGGTGCAGCTATCGCTGCTGTACGGCAGGGAGCTAGCGCCAGACTCCGCGCGCTATATGGCGGGGCTGCTAACGACGGGCTACGCTGCTGGCCAGCTTGTAGGCCCAATGCTCTCCGCACTCTCTACTTCATTAACCGGCAGCCTGACACCCGCACTGTATGTAGCGGCTTTTGCCTTAATGCTTGCAGGACTCCTGGTTTGGCCCGTAAAGAAACTAGCCTGA
- the pbpC gene encoding penicillin-binding protein 1C, translating into MRRFLQNLLMALFLLAILLIGFRLWPHPPLSEGLPLSTAYYDRQGTLMRLTLANDDRYRLWTPLEDISPLVVEGIMRYEDRWFYYHPGFNPYSLLRGFWVSYVSGGRQQGGSTLTMQLARMHWRLNTRTLHGKAVQILRAIQLELSYSKRDILEAYLNYAPYGRNIESVGAASLIYFDKKPSALTLPEALTLSVLPQSPSYRVDAKTGVVGLSLTNARNRLYQSWLEEHPEDANLSALFQLPLTFRQPEKMPFIAPHLVEQLQRQYRLSTNRKQDVITTLDARLQHLVENQVSAFIERNKSRGIRNAAVLLVDTRDMGVRALVGSADYLNRDIQGQVNGTDAKRSPGSTLKPFIYALGLEQGQLHPMTILKDVPSSFGAYAPENFDHRFLGPISATDALNYSRNVPAVAIAARLKQPNLYQFLQTSGVANLATERHYGLSLALGGGEVTAQELARLYAILANRGTLSPLRFEESTPPSAPVRLLSEEASFITLDMLSQHRRPGDTLAQRPLSLPVYWKTGTSWGFRDAWSSGIFGPYVLVVWQGNFDGKGNSAFIGADTAAPLFFNIIDNVIADYPALKEPPHRQPENLRQVEVCLSSGSLPTPWCQRKGKTWFIPGKSPISVDTVYRPVAIDKETGDVVCPPYDPSQVNIEVFEYWPSDLAKVFAQAGLPKKAPPSTAHCRDGNSAVGGTPPRITSPLRNTTYTLRRATLKNTPIVFNAITDGDSRVIYWFVDDAYLGNSTSQKAIEWRPEASGRYRIRAIDDRGRADTRNVNVAITNIPSG; encoded by the coding sequence ATGAGGCGCTTTCTGCAAAACCTGCTGATGGCGCTGTTCCTACTGGCGATACTGCTTATCGGATTTCGCCTGTGGCCGCATCCGCCTCTGTCGGAAGGGCTTCCGCTGTCGACCGCCTATTACGATCGCCAGGGAACGCTGATGAGGCTAACGCTGGCTAACGACGATCGTTATCGGCTTTGGACTCCGCTGGAAGACATCTCGCCGCTGGTGGTTGAAGGCATAATGCGCTACGAGGATCGCTGGTTTTACTACCATCCCGGTTTTAACCCCTACAGCCTGCTGCGCGGCTTCTGGGTCAGTTACGTCAGCGGAGGGCGCCAGCAGGGCGGGTCTACGCTAACCATGCAGCTTGCCCGCATGCACTGGCGGCTTAATACTCGCACACTGCACGGTAAGGCCGTACAAATTCTAAGAGCCATTCAGCTGGAACTTAGCTACTCCAAACGCGATATTCTTGAAGCCTACCTCAACTATGCGCCCTACGGTAGAAATATTGAAAGCGTCGGCGCTGCCAGCCTGATCTATTTTGACAAAAAGCCCTCAGCCCTAACGCTGCCAGAAGCGCTAACGCTGTCAGTATTGCCTCAGTCCCCCAGCTACCGGGTTGATGCAAAAACGGGAGTCGTCGGCCTCTCTCTGACCAACGCCCGCAACCGGCTGTATCAGAGCTGGCTGGAAGAGCATCCTGAAGACGCTAATCTGTCAGCGCTGTTTCAACTGCCCCTGACCTTTAGGCAACCTGAAAAAATGCCCTTTATCGCTCCCCATCTGGTCGAGCAGCTTCAGCGGCAGTACCGCCTAAGTACAAACAGGAAACAGGACGTTATCACCACGCTGGACGCTCGTCTCCAGCACCTTGTCGAAAATCAGGTCAGTGCGTTTATAGAACGCAACAAAAGCCGCGGTATCCGCAACGCTGCCGTTCTTCTGGTCGATACCCGCGACATGGGCGTTCGAGCTCTGGTTGGGTCTGCTGACTACCTTAACCGAGACATTCAGGGGCAGGTTAACGGTACCGATGCAAAGCGTTCACCGGGATCTACCCTTAAGCCGTTTATCTATGCGCTGGGGCTTGAACAGGGGCAGCTCCATCCGATGACCATTCTCAAGGACGTCCCTTCTTCCTTTGGCGCCTATGCACCGGAGAACTTTGACCACCGCTTTCTCGGCCCCATTTCCGCCACCGACGCCCTTAACTACAGCCGCAACGTGCCCGCAGTAGCTATTGCCGCTCGGCTAAAACAGCCAAACCTTTATCAGTTTTTGCAAACCTCTGGCGTAGCCAACTTAGCCACAGAGCGGCACTACGGGCTCTCACTGGCGCTTGGCGGCGGAGAAGTTACCGCACAGGAACTGGCCCGGCTCTACGCCATCTTGGCAAACAGAGGCACACTAAGCCCGCTGAGGTTTGAAGAATCAACACCTCCCTCAGCCCCTGTTCGTCTGCTGAGTGAAGAAGCCAGCTTTATTACACTAGACATGCTTAGCCAGCACCGCCGCCCTGGAGACACGCTTGCCCAAAGGCCGCTCTCGCTGCCGGTATACTGGAAAACGGGTACTTCGTGGGGATTTCGCGACGCCTGGAGCAGCGGCATTTTCGGCCCTTACGTGCTGGTGGTGTGGCAGGGGAACTTTGACGGCAAGGGTAACAGCGCCTTTATTGGTGCAGACACCGCCGCTCCGCTATTTTTCAATATTATTGATAACGTCATTGCTGACTACCCAGCGCTTAAAGAGCCACCCCATCGGCAGCCGGAAAATCTGCGTCAGGTTGAAGTTTGCCTCTCCAGCGGTAGCCTTCCTACCCCCTGGTGCCAGCGAAAGGGCAAAACCTGGTTTATCCCCGGCAAGTCCCCCATTAGCGTTGATACGGTTTATCGCCCAGTCGCGATCGATAAGGAAACCGGCGACGTCGTCTGCCCACCTTACGACCCTTCGCAGGTCAATATTGAGGTTTTCGAATACTGGCCGTCTGACTTGGCAAAAGTGTTTGCACAGGCTGGGCTACCCAAAAAAGCGCCCCCCTCGACCGCCCACTGTCGGGATGGCAACAGCGCAGTCGGGGGTACGCCACCGCGTATTACCTCACCGCTTCGCAATACCACCTATACACTGCGGCGAGCAACCCTGAAAAATACGCCTATCGTCTTTAATGCCATCACCGACGGCGACAGCCGAGTTATCTACTGGTTCGTTGACGATGCCTATCTGGGGAACTCTACTAGCCAAAAGGCTATCGAATGGCGGCCTGAAGCCAGCGGTCGCTATCGCATCCGGGCAATAGACGATCGCGGGCGTGCCGATACCAGAAACGTTAACGTAGCCATCACCAATATTCCTTCAGGCTAG
- a CDS encoding 2-hydroxyacyl-CoA dehydratase has product MASVPNYYLAGIDVGSTTVKLVLLDRQKKLVHHAYQRHFSDIRQTLSALFEQVQGAFPSLNVVPVITGSGGLALSELLSIPFEQEVIASSKTITSLIPHTDVAIELGGEDAKLTYFDSHGVDQRMNNSCAGGTGAFIDQMASLLETDAAGLNALANDYQTLYPIASRCGVFAKTDVQPLINQGAAKSDIAASILQAIVNQTISGLACGKPIRGNVAFLGGPLYFLDNLRKLFIKTLRLKKDQVIFPENPQLFVAIGAALLADKQGESIPLSELVNALNDAKESTVKEVDLLPPLFYGQPDIDAFRARHAKANVSRQPLSSYRGAAYLGIDSGSTTTKVALIGEAGELLYDFYGNNKGNPLNIVREVLSDIYRQLPSGAVIAKSATTGYGEQLIKAAFRADAGEVETVAHYRAADQLLPGVEFILDIGGQDMKCLYVHDGVISSILLNEACSAGCGSFIEMFARSLNIPVTEFSQLALLAERPVDLGTRCTVFMNSKVKQAQKEGATVADISAGLSYSVIKNALYKVIKLKQLDALPQKIMVQGGTFYNEAVLRAFENLTERDVTRVDIAGLMGAYGAALIARDKAADGLPSTLLPASELETFSVAQSGDRCRECNNQCMLTINTFEDGREFVSGNRCEKGARLEAEPSRLPNLYEYKENRVFNYKSLPKELAIRGSVGIPRVLNQFENYPFWHTFFSQLGFRVELSPPSTERLYLKGIETIPSESACYPAKLVHGHIEHLISRKVDRIFFPSVTYEWQETQGGDNHFNCPVVSTYSEVIRTNIDAISQGDIPFHNPFINFNHLESVEKVLFEELKPLGIKRKEVKLAVQAGWLELQSMREDIRHKGKEVVKWLVENDQPGIVLAGRPYHVDPGIHHGIDRIIIEEGIAVLTEDSVAHLGESLLRRPLRVVDQWAYHSRLYAAGAYVAASPQLELVQLTSFGCGLDALTADQVEEVLKAANKVYTLIKIDEGANLGAVRIRIRSLKAAMNARRRQGVAVSDTPYISKRTPFTEEMRDTHTILAPQMAPMHFDLIQSVFRSEGYRLQVLPTVNKSAIEQGLKYVNNDACYPCVLVTGQIVEALLSGEYDPQTSAAIITQTGGACRATNYIAFIRKALEDAGFPEVPVISLSASGLEENPGFRYSFRMVKKAVMAIVYGDLLMRTLLRTRPYEVEAGAAQKLYDYWNQRAKQNLEAEGSMGQFKDDVAEMVADFDRLPLRSVRKPKVGIVGEILVKYHPGANNDLVGQIEAEGGEAVVPDMLDFFLSCTYGTRYDRRQYGLNFLSVALNQVATSTIEWMRKSVNKALRRSQRFSAPPSIAELASMAESVVSLGNQAGEGWLLTAEMMELLEMGVNNIVCVQPFGCLPNHITGRGVLKSLKQKYPAANIFAIDYDPGASEVNQLNRLKLMMSVAQNAIDIRVDPESEPKGVGFGKPYRPKPSTG; this is encoded by the coding sequence ATGGCGTCTGTGCCCAACTATTATCTTGCTGGAATTGACGTAGGTTCGACGACAGTCAAACTGGTACTATTGGACCGGCAAAAGAAACTGGTTCACCACGCATATCAGCGTCATTTTTCTGACATTCGTCAAACGCTTTCAGCGCTATTTGAACAAGTGCAGGGCGCGTTTCCCTCACTGAACGTTGTTCCCGTGATTACCGGTTCCGGTGGTCTTGCTCTGTCAGAACTACTTTCTATCCCATTTGAACAGGAAGTTATCGCCAGTTCTAAAACCATCACCTCACTGATCCCCCATACGGACGTCGCTATTGAACTTGGAGGGGAAGACGCCAAGCTCACCTACTTCGACAGCCACGGTGTCGATCAGCGAATGAACAACAGCTGTGCAGGCGGCACAGGCGCCTTTATTGACCAAATGGCTTCCCTGCTGGAAACCGACGCCGCAGGCCTCAACGCGCTGGCCAACGACTATCAGACCCTCTACCCCATCGCCTCACGCTGTGGCGTGTTTGCCAAGACCGACGTTCAGCCTCTGATCAATCAGGGTGCCGCCAAGTCAGACATCGCGGCATCCATTCTGCAGGCTATCGTTAACCAAACCATCAGCGGCCTAGCCTGCGGTAAGCCTATAAGAGGCAATGTCGCGTTCCTCGGCGGCCCACTCTATTTTTTAGACAACCTGAGAAAGCTGTTTATCAAAACCCTCAGGTTGAAAAAAGATCAGGTTATCTTTCCGGAAAACCCCCAGCTGTTCGTCGCCATTGGCGCAGCGCTGCTGGCGGATAAACAGGGTGAATCCATCCCGTTAAGCGAACTGGTTAACGCCCTGAACGATGCTAAAGAGAGCACCGTCAAAGAGGTCGATCTCTTACCTCCGCTGTTCTACGGGCAGCCCGATATTGACGCTTTCCGCGCCCGCCACGCCAAGGCTAACGTGTCCCGCCAGCCGTTAAGCAGCTATCGTGGGGCAGCCTATTTAGGCATCGACTCAGGTTCCACGACCACCAAAGTGGCCCTGATTGGAGAGGCCGGTGAACTGCTGTATGACTTCTACGGCAACAACAAGGGCAATCCTCTTAACATCGTGCGTGAAGTGCTGTCGGACATCTACCGCCAGCTGCCTTCTGGCGCGGTTATCGCCAAGTCGGCCACCACCGGTTACGGTGAACAGCTTATCAAAGCCGCCTTTCGTGCTGATGCCGGAGAAGTAGAAACCGTCGCCCACTACCGCGCGGCTGACCAGCTCTTGCCCGGCGTAGAGTTCATTCTCGACATTGGCGGACAGGACATGAAGTGCCTGTACGTTCACGACGGCGTCATCAGCAGCATTTTGCTCAACGAGGCCTGCTCCGCGGGCTGCGGCTCATTTATCGAAATGTTTGCCCGCTCGCTGAACATCCCCGTCACCGAGTTTTCCCAGCTGGCGCTGCTTGCAGAACGCCCTGTAGATCTCGGCACCCGCTGTACCGTATTTATGAACTCCAAGGTCAAACAGGCGCAAAAAGAAGGGGCTACCGTCGCAGACATTTCTGCCGGGCTTTCCTATTCCGTTATCAAAAACGCGCTGTACAAAGTCATCAAACTCAAGCAGCTCGACGCCCTGCCGCAAAAAATCATGGTGCAGGGCGGCACCTTCTACAATGAGGCGGTACTGAGAGCGTTTGAAAACCTGACAGAAAGAGACGTCACCCGTGTAGACATCGCCGGGCTGATGGGCGCCTACGGCGCAGCGCTGATTGCCAGAGACAAGGCCGCCGACGGCTTGCCCTCCACGCTGCTACCCGCCAGCGAGCTGGAAACGTTCAGCGTAGCGCAAAGCGGCGACCGCTGCCGCGAGTGCAACAACCAGTGCATGCTGACTATCAATACCTTTGAAGACGGCAGAGAGTTTGTCTCGGGCAATCGCTGTGAAAAAGGCGCCCGCCTGGAAGCTGAACCAAGCCGTTTGCCAAACCTCTACGAATACAAAGAAAACCGGGTCTTTAACTACAAGTCCCTCCCCAAAGAGCTAGCAATTAGGGGGAGCGTCGGCATTCCTCGCGTGCTCAACCAGTTTGAAAACTACCCGTTCTGGCACACATTTTTCAGCCAGCTCGGCTTTCGCGTGGAACTGTCGCCGCCGTCGACAGAGCGTCTCTATCTTAAAGGGATCGAGACCATTCCCTCAGAGTCAGCCTGCTACCCGGCCAAACTGGTGCACGGCCACATAGAACACCTGATATCCCGTAAGGTTGACCGAATTTTCTTCCCTTCTGTCACCTACGAGTGGCAAGAGACACAGGGCGGCGATAATCATTTTAACTGCCCAGTAGTCAGCACTTATTCGGAAGTAATCCGCACGAATATTGACGCTATCAGCCAGGGAGATATCCCTTTCCACAACCCGTTCATTAACTTTAACCACCTAGAATCAGTGGAAAAAGTGCTGTTCGAAGAACTTAAGCCGCTGGGGATAAAGCGTAAAGAGGTCAAGCTGGCAGTACAGGCCGGCTGGCTTGAACTTCAGTCTATGCGTGAGGACATTCGCCACAAGGGTAAAGAAGTGGTGAAGTGGCTAGTGGAAAACGACCAGCCGGGCATTGTGCTCGCCGGAAGGCCCTATCATGTTGACCCCGGTATTCATCACGGCATCGACCGAATTATCATTGAAGAAGGCATTGCGGTTCTCACAGAAGACAGCGTTGCCCACCTAGGGGAATCGCTACTGCGTCGCCCTCTGCGCGTTGTCGACCAGTGGGCCTATCACTCACGCCTTTATGCTGCCGGCGCTTACGTGGCCGCCAGTCCACAGCTTGAGCTGGTGCAGCTGACTTCGTTCGGCTGCGGTCTGGATGCCCTGACAGCGGATCAGGTAGAGGAAGTGCTGAAAGCCGCCAATAAGGTCTACACGCTAATTAAAATTGACGAAGGCGCTAACCTAGGCGCCGTTAGGATCCGCATCCGCTCGCTAAAAGCAGCCATGAACGCCCGCAGGCGGCAGGGCGTAGCCGTTTCAGATACTCCCTATATTTCCAAGAGAACGCCTTTTACTGAGGAAATGCGGGACACCCACACTATTTTGGCGCCGCAGATGGCTCCTATGCACTTTGACCTGATTCAGTCGGTATTCCGCTCCGAGGGCTACCGGCTGCAGGTGCTACCAACCGTAAACAAATCGGCAATTGAGCAAGGATTAAAGTACGTCAACAATGACGCCTGCTACCCCTGCGTGCTGGTTACCGGTCAAATCGTTGAGGCCCTGCTCAGCGGGGAATACGATCCTCAGACCAGCGCGGCCATTATCACCCAAACCGGCGGCGCCTGTCGGGCAACCAACTACATCGCCTTTATCCGCAAAGCGCTGGAAGATGCAGGCTTTCCTGAGGTACCGGTGATCTCCCTTAGCGCCTCCGGACTGGAGGAAAACCCCGGCTTCCGCTACAGCTTCCGAATGGTAAAAAAGGCCGTGATGGCAATCGTCTACGGGGATTTACTGATGAGAACGCTGCTGAGAACCCGTCCCTATGAGGTCGAGGCTGGAGCAGCGCAAAAGCTGTATGACTACTGGAACCAAAGAGCTAAACAGAATCTGGAAGCCGAAGGCAGCATGGGGCAGTTTAAGGACGACGTAGCAGAAATGGTCGCTGACTTCGACAGGCTGCCTCTGCGTTCCGTGCGCAAACCCAAAGTCGGCATCGTCGGTGAGATATTGGTGAAATACCACCCCGGCGCCAATAACGATCTAGTCGGGCAAATCGAAGCGGAAGGCGGTGAAGCTGTTGTTCCCGACATGCTCGATTTCTTCCTGTCCTGCACTTACGGCACGCGCTATGATCGCCGTCAGTACGGGCTTAACTTTCTCAGCGTGGCGCTTAATCAGGTCGCCACATCGACCATCGAGTGGATGCGCAAGTCTGTCAACAAGGCGCTCAGGCGCAGTCAGCGCTTTAGCGCGCCTCCGTCCATCGCCGAACTGGCCTCAATGGCAGAAAGCGTAGTTTCACTCGGCAATCAGGCCGGAGAAGGATGGCTGCTAACGGCAGAAATGATGGAGCTTTTGGAGATGGGCGTAAACAACATCGTCTGTGTTCAACCCTTTGGTTGCTTGCCGAACCACATTACCGGACGCGGCGTGCTTAAAAGCCTTAAGCAGAAATACCCGGCAGCCAACATCTTTGCCATTGACTACGACCCCGGCGCCAGCGAAGTTAACCAGCTAAACCGCCTGAAGCTGATGATGTCCGTAGCGCAAAACGCCATTGATATCAGGGTCGATCCGGAGTCTGAACCTAAAGGCGTCGGCTTCGGTAAGCCCTATCGGCCTAAGCCGTCTACGGGATAG